One region of Primulina tabacum isolate GXHZ01 chromosome 1, ASM2559414v2, whole genome shotgun sequence genomic DNA includes:
- the LOC142521003 gene encoding uncharacterized protein LOC142521003: MKIAYGTWESSVQLLSKYMCVLSKYNPGTAVEWKHLRSNTEKIKTLNYVFWAFRSCIDGFRHCRKIISVDGTHLYTKYKHKILIAVTLDANNQVLPLAFAIVDEETSDSWKWFLENLGRHVVYGENGVCLISDRHRGNCASN; the protein is encoded by the coding sequence ATGAAAATTGCTTATGGTACATGGGAGAGCTCCGTTCAATTACTTTCAAAATATATGTGTGTTTTGTCCAAATATAATCCGGGAACAGCTGTGGAGTGGAAGCATCTCAGATCCAATACTGAAAAGATTAAGACACTGAATTATGTTTTCTGGGCATTCAGGTCGTGTATTGATGGGTTTCGACATTGTCGAAAAATAATTAGTGTCGATGGTACACACTTGTATACCAAATACAAACACAAAATCTTGATCGCTGTCACTCTGGATGCGAACAATCAGGTTCTACCGCTAGCATTTGCTATTGTGGATGAAGAAACATCAGATTCTTGGAAATGGTTTTTGGAGAATCTAGGACGACATGTCGTTTATGGTGAAAATGGTGTGTGCCTAATTTCTGATAGGCACAGAGGAAATTGTGCGAGCAACTGA
- the LOC142529619 gene encoding putative adenylate kinase 7, mitochondrial translates to MSVFSRLRVAARLSTRMRLPNARRYGSAAAVQLDYDYDDVEDQVQRKGMEDLEEWETVGRGVQWVIMGDPMVNRHVYAERLAKLLEIPHISMGSLVRQELNPNSPLYKQIASSVNQGKLVPEDVIFGLLSKRLEEGYCRGESGFILDGIPRTRVQAEILDQIADIDLVLNLTCSDEFLVKKPVGNGIYSPAPEFHRMSNSGFNLSFHPEAGRLQPSSSKSNAILKEKLRMHTELRKHVEEYYKQQKKLLDFQVAGAPGDTWPGLLAALQLQHMSSVSSRANSSQKLTA, encoded by the exons ATGTCAGTGTTCAGCCGGCTCAGAGTGGCAGCGCGGCTGTCCACTCGGATGCGTCTGCCAAACGCCCGCCGCTACGGATCAGCTGCCGCCGTGCAGCTGGACTACGATTACGACGATGTTGAGGATCAAGTGCAGAGGAAAGGAATGGAGGACCTAGAGGAATGGGAAACCGTGGGAAGGGGCGTTCAGTGGGTCATCATGGGAGACCCAATGGTGAACCGACACGTGTACGCGGAGCGGCTCGCGAAGCTCTTGGAGATTCCTCATATTTCCATGGGCTCGCTTGTGCGTCAAGAACTCAATCCTAACTCTCCTCTCTACAAACAG ATTGCTAGCTCGGTGAACCAAGGGAAGCTAGTTCCGGAAGATGTAATTTTTGGGCTTCTATCAAAGAGACTGGAAGAAGGTTATTGCAGGGGTGAAAGTGGCTTCATTTTAGATGGAATTCCCAGAACCAGGGTGCAAGCT GAGATACTCGACCAAATCGCTGATATTGATCTGGTGCTGAATCTTACGTGCTCAGATGAGTTCTTGGTGAAGAAGCCTGTTGGCAATGGAATTTACTCTCCTGCACCAGAATTCCATCGCATGTctaattcgggatttaatctAAGTTTTCATCCAGAGGCTGGTCGCTTGCAACCCTCCAGCTCCAAATCGAATGCCATCTTGAAGGAGAAACTTCGCATGCATACGGAATTG AGGAAGCATGTTGAAGAATACTACAAGCAACAGAAGAAACTTCTAGACTTTCAAGTGGCTGGTGCACCTGGAGATACCTGGCCAGGTCTTCTGGCTGCATTGCAGCTGCAGCACATGAGTTCTGTCTCATCGAGGGCCAATTCGTCACAGAAATTGACTGCATGA
- the LOC142520994 gene encoding uncharacterized protein LOC142520994 gives MKKLKGIKVEVFKWNREVFGDVGVRYKELAYKINQFDELESEGVVDGLGRLVDKAKALNEVRGLEEGRGNIEISHIQFADDTLFLVKSERHVMALVERLNSFGVKSGLKIILENSIVLGINFSEDEVDDLALAIGCKKDNWLIKYLGVPLGVPSRVAKRMEKLMRDFLWDEGDKDTHCHVVGWNQVCKQKDRGGLGLGNICLRNKALLRKWWWICSVERETLWKNVIKSIFGLQDNGWNVGLARNSTFRSPWKFIYHS, from the exons ATGAAAAAACTAAAAGGGATAAAAGTCGAGGTTTTCAAATGGAATAGAGAGGTTTTCGGAGATGTGGGTGTCAGATACAAGGAGTTGGCTTATAAGATAAATCAGTTTGATGAGTTAGAGTCTGAGGGAG TTGTAGATGGTTTGGGGAGGTTGGTTGACAAGGCCAAGGCATTGAACGAAGTAAGAGGACTCGAAGAAGGGAGAGGAAATATAGAAATTTCTCATATCCAATTTGCAGATGATACTTTGTTTTTGGTCAAGTCAGAGAGGCATGTGATGGCATTAGTGGAAAGACTCAATTCCTTTGGGGTTAAATCGGGCTTGAAAATTATTTTGGAAAACAGTATTGTGTTGGGAATTAATTTTTCGGAAGATGAAGTCGATGATTTGGCGCTAGCAATCGGGTGCAAAAAAGATAATTGGCTGATTAAGTATCTCGGGGTTCCGTTGGGAG TGCCAAGTAGGGTGGCCAAAAGGATGGAAAAACTGATGAGGGATTTCTTGTGGGACGAAGGAGACAAGGACACACATTGCCATGTCGTTGGATGGAATCAGGTTTGTAAACAGAAGGACAGGGGAGGCTTGGGATTGGGGAATATTTGTTTGAGGAACAAAGCATTACTCAGGAAATGGTGGTGGATATGTTCAGTGGAAAGGGAGACATTGTGGAAAAATGTTATAAAAAGCATTTTTGGTCTTCAAGATAATGGGTGGAACGTCGGGTTGGCCAGGAATTCGACATTCAGAAGCCCTTGGAAATTTATCTATCATTCTTAG